In Mangifera indica cultivar Alphonso unplaced genomic scaffold, CATAS_Mindica_2.1 Un_0071, whole genome shotgun sequence, the following proteins share a genomic window:
- the LOC123207315 gene encoding protein VTE6, chloroplastic-like: protein MQPETNSDPPTQKSEPVNVIKSPPVPSVLFRDSNLLQKVGKSKFNILNCKYTNFNYNLNHSKMLSIRRADAVPSIQGAVSEAMSLMQSDAPTWQSALLSNIVIFVLGSPILLSGLSTSGIAAAFFLGTLTWRAFGPYGFLLVATFFVIGTAATKVKMAQKEVQGLLKRGKEEEVLSIYGVGGKAFYRLRQLRFVSGFCTKLSDTVSSEIGKAYGKTT from the exons ATGCAACCCGAGACAAATTCAGACCCCCCAACCCAAAAATCTGAACCAGTAAATGTCATCAAATCTCCGCCGGTTCCTTCTGTACTGTTCCGAGACTCAAATTTACTCCAAAAAGTCGGCAAATCCAAATTCAATATTCTCAATTGTAAATACACTAACTTTAACTACAACTTAAATCACAGTAAAATGTTGTCAATTCGGAGAGCTGATGCTGTTCCATCGATACAGGGAGCGGTATCGGAGGCCATGAGCCTGATGCAATCAGATGCTCCCACGTGGCAGTCTGCTTTGCTCAGTAACATCGTGATCTTCGTCTTAGGCTCTCCGATTTTGCTTTCTGGTTTGTCTACTTCAGGAATTGCCGCCGCGTTCTTCCTCGGCACTCTTACGTGGCGCGCTTTTGGACCCTACGGATTTCTTCTTGTAGCTACATTTTTCGTTATC GGTACTGCAGCAACAAAAGTAAAAATGGCTCAAAAGGAAGTACAAGGGTTGCTGAAAAGAGGAAAGGAAGAAGAGGTTCTCTCAATATATGGAGTAGGGGGAAAGGCATTTTATCGGCTTCGGCAGCTCAGATTTGTTTCCGGTTTTTGTACTAAGTTGAGTGATACTGTCTCAAGTGAGATAGGGAAGGCATATGGCAAAACAAC